One Deltaproteobacteria bacterium genomic window carries:
- a CDS encoding CapA family protein, with amino-acid sequence MRIDPKNKRSGWKWRVGQGVLVAVGLVAVCIAAVQACRTLPHRDEAPPLTIAAVGDTYAHGEWFSGQDPLEEIRSLLDEEDVFIFNMEGVLLSKDPPAGACRTFPNQSRLWSPSSVADFLHPTRRTVATMGNNHILDCGALGIRETLHELVGRGILTVGAGENADSACRPLTFQANGIRLAILSYLSMNPDRFSAGSDRAGAASWETCPAESAITRMAAEADLVIVALHLHMGQGWTERSPSEHIALAQRALDAGAHIVIGHGPHVPQGILVGKGGVAFLSLGNFLFRPPHTMPPQAHDALMAKVTILPDRLEVRLLPLMLDVKGKPAIPTEREASWMLARLAELSAPLGARIEIDDGVGHITVRR; translated from the coding sequence ATGCGGATCGATCCGAAAAACAAACGTAGCGGCTGGAAATGGAGGGTCGGGCAAGGCGTCCTCGTCGCCGTCGGATTGGTCGCGGTCTGCATCGCTGCTGTTCAGGCCTGCCGCACCCTACCCCATCGCGACGAGGCTCCCCCCCTCACCATTGCCGCCGTGGGAGATACGTACGCCCACGGCGAGTGGTTTAGCGGCCAAGATCCGCTCGAGGAAATCAGGAGCCTGCTGGACGAGGAGGATGTGTTCATCTTCAACATGGAAGGGGTGCTCCTGTCCAAAGATCCCCCGGCGGGAGCCTGCCGCACGTTTCCGAACCAATCCCGGTTATGGAGTCCATCGTCCGTCGCCGATTTCCTGCATCCCACGCGCAGGACCGTTGCCACCATGGGAAACAACCACATCCTGGATTGCGGGGCCCTCGGGATTCGGGAAACGCTCCATGAACTGGTCGGCAGAGGCATCCTGACCGTGGGAGCGGGCGAAAACGCCGACTCGGCCTGCCGGCCCCTCACCTTCCAAGCCAACGGAATCCGGCTGGCCATCCTATCCTACCTCTCCATGAATCCGGATCGATTCTCGGCCGGTTCCGATCGAGCCGGCGCGGCTTCCTGGGAGACCTGTCCGGCCGAAAGCGCCATAACCCGGATGGCGGCCGAAGCGGACCTGGTCATCGTGGCGTTGCATCTCCACATGGGGCAAGGCTGGACCGAACGGTCGCCATCCGAGCATATCGCTCTGGCGCAACGCGCCCTGGACGCCGGGGCCCATATCGTCATCGGCCACGGTCCTCACGTGCCCCAGGGAATCCTGGTCGGAAAAGGCGGTGTGGCTTTTCTCAGCCTGGGCAATTTCCTGTTTCGGCCGCCTCATACCATGCCCCCTCAGGCCCATGACGCTCTGATGGCGAAAGTCACGATCCTGCCGGATCGTCTCGAAGTCCGCCTGTTGCCCTTAATGCTCGATGTAAAGGGAAAACCGGCGATTCCAACGGAGCGGGAAGCCTCGTGGATGCTCGCGCGTCTCGCCGAGCTGTCGGCCCCGCTCGGTGCAAGGATCGAAATCGACGACGGGGTGGGCCATATTACGGTTCGTCGCTGA
- a CDS encoding penicillin acylase family protein — MLKRCRIIIGLFVAATVLLTVAAVPALAQAPKAEIVRDEYGVAHVYSDSLEGLFFGFGYATAQDRLFQIELFRRTFWGRLSEVLGENLLAFDQGNRRDNLTLAQVKGQVEQLRPELRTVLRSYAAGINAFIAETVSDPANKLPKEFKELNFTPTPWSSEDVAADFLSVMGFFMDVSAELANASVLEFLVGKHGPEKGRAIFDDWCWEYDPQSPTTIDRRFTLPRGRMLADRSGLESPIMTAALEVAFQAESGLARERAEGRFFAEWTGYGHPASYAVAVAPSRSSTGRSQLMGGPQFGFQLPSALYEVGLHGAGIDVVGSTLTGYPFIMFGHNRRAAFSSTAGIDNIEDIYAEKLNPDNPGQYWYQGAWRDMDVRTHTFYVKGKPQPVTKEELYTVHGPVFFVDAAHHVAFSKRLSCKETFLQGLASFFDLMNAETVQEFNKAAQQSDMSINYFFATTDGDIAYYHLGLHPIRPEGYDIRLPAPGTGEYEWQGFLPKTENPHASNPANGFVINWNNQPAPGWSHGDLATSDVWGGWGRDDRVTTLQRLAEAKKEVGREDLKAMIKTIAFYDKKALNIKDRMVKILRDGNPTKPETIEALELLSQWNNLLTDGDGDGFCDHPGAAVFNSWWTRVIPAVFEDEFAGYKNVFGQSAVQILSDRYHGYTLFLKALEGNTKTDFFNGKKTEILENSLLEALADLASEQKGRKMDGYRLKTAMDAFHPVTVLGYFLRQPITSSTGELPPFPKVDRGTENHIVHLEPGSIQGTNVTAPGTSGFIGVSGEKSKHLDDQVKMFVEFTYKPMLFYHNAVNKGKETTTEVKQ; from the coding sequence ATGCTCAAAAGATGCAGAATCATCATCGGTCTTTTTGTCGCCGCAACGGTGCTTCTAACCGTTGCAGCCGTCCCGGCCTTGGCTCAAGCGCCCAAAGCCGAGATCGTCCGGGACGAGTACGGTGTGGCTCATGTCTACTCGGACAGTCTCGAAGGCCTTTTTTTCGGCTTCGGTTATGCCACCGCGCAAGACCGGCTTTTCCAGATCGAACTATTTCGCCGGACGTTCTGGGGTCGTCTGTCCGAGGTCCTAGGTGAGAACCTTCTCGCCTTTGACCAGGGCAATCGAAGGGACAATCTGACCCTGGCGCAGGTCAAGGGACAGGTCGAACAGCTTCGCCCGGAACTGCGGACGGTCCTGCGTTCCTACGCCGCGGGAATCAACGCCTTCATTGCCGAGACCGTTTCAGATCCGGCCAACAAACTCCCGAAGGAATTCAAAGAGCTCAATTTCACGCCCACTCCCTGGTCTTCGGAGGACGTGGCCGCCGACTTCCTGTCGGTCATGGGTTTCTTCATGGATGTGTCCGCCGAACTGGCAAACGCCTCCGTGCTCGAGTTTCTTGTTGGAAAGCATGGGCCCGAAAAGGGCCGGGCCATCTTTGACGATTGGTGCTGGGAATATGATCCCCAGAGCCCCACGACCATTGACCGAAGGTTCACCCTGCCCCGGGGAAGGATGTTGGCGGACCGTTCCGGATTGGAAAGTCCCATCATGACAGCCGCCCTCGAGGTCGCCTTTCAGGCCGAAAGCGGGCTGGCCCGGGAACGGGCCGAAGGCCGGTTTTTCGCTGAATGGACCGGATACGGGCATCCGGCCAGCTACGCCGTGGCGGTTGCTCCGTCGCGTTCGTCCACCGGACGCTCCCAACTCATGGGCGGCCCGCAGTTTGGTTTCCAACTCCCTTCCGCCCTGTACGAAGTGGGGCTTCACGGGGCCGGAATCGACGTTGTGGGCTCAACCCTGACGGGTTATCCTTTTATCATGTTCGGCCACAACCGCCGTGCGGCCTTCTCGTCCACCGCGGGAATCGATAACATCGAGGATATCTACGCCGAAAAGCTCAATCCGGACAACCCCGGGCAATATTGGTATCAGGGGGCATGGCGCGACATGGACGTGAGAACACATACCTTTTACGTAAAGGGAAAACCTCAGCCGGTCACGAAGGAGGAACTCTATACGGTCCACGGACCCGTGTTTTTTGTGGATGCCGCCCACCATGTCGCCTTCAGCAAACGTCTCAGCTGTAAGGAGACATTCCTGCAAGGGTTGGCTTCATTTTTCGACCTGATGAATGCAGAGACCGTTCAGGAGTTCAATAAAGCGGCCCAACAAAGCGACATGTCCATCAATTACTTCTTCGCTACCACGGATGGGGATATCGCCTATTACCACCTGGGTCTTCATCCGATCCGGCCCGAGGGCTACGATATTCGACTGCCCGCCCCCGGCACCGGGGAATACGAATGGCAGGGGTTCCTGCCCAAAACCGAAAACCCCCATGCCTCGAATCCAGCGAACGGCTTCGTGATCAATTGGAACAACCAACCCGCCCCCGGATGGAGCCATGGGGACCTGGCCACCTCGGATGTGTGGGGGGGGTGGGGCCGCGACGATCGCGTCACCACTCTTCAGCGCCTGGCCGAAGCCAAAAAGGAAGTCGGCCGCGAGGACCTGAAGGCCATGATCAAGACCATCGCCTTTTACGACAAGAAGGCTCTGAACATCAAAGACCGGATGGTCAAGATCTTGAGAGACGGCAACCCGACAAAGCCTGAAACGATCGAGGCCCTCGAACTCCTGTCCCAATGGAACAATCTCCTGACGGACGGGGACGGCGACGGGTTCTGCGACCACCCCGGGGCAGCCGTTTTCAACAGCTGGTGGACCAGGGTCATCCCCGCCGTCTTCGAGGATGAATTCGCAGGCTATAAGAACGTCTTCGGACAAAGCGCGGTTCAGATTCTCTCCGACCGCTACCACGGTTATACCCTCTTTCTCAAGGCGCTCGAGGGGAACACCAAGACCGATTTCTTTAACGGCAAGAAGACGGAGATCCTCGAGAACAGTCTGCTGGAAGCCCTTGCCGACCTGGCCTCGGAGCAAAAGGGGCGAAAGATGGACGGTTATCGCCTGAAAACGGCCATGGACGCGTTCCACCCGGTTACCGTGCTGGGATACTTCCTCCGTCAGCCCATTACCAGTTCGACCGGCGAGTTGCCGCCCTTTCCAAAAGTGGACCGGGGAACGGAGAACCATATCGTCCACCTGGAACCCGGATCCATCCAGGGAACAAACGTCACGGCCCCAGGAACCAGCGGATTCATCGGCGTCTCCGGCGAAAAGAGCAAGCATCTGGACGATCAGGTCAAGATGTTCGTCGAGTTCACCTACAAACCCATGCTTTTCTATCACAATGCGGTGAACAAAG